A single genomic interval of Psychroserpens sp. NJDZ02 harbors:
- a CDS encoding DegT/DnrJ/EryC1/StrS family aminotransferase yields the protein MIIDFANLKLAYKDHKEEFEAAMLEVGASAGYIMGPKVKALEEKLKKFTGAKYAISCSSGTDALLLAMRALNIKPGDEIITTPFTFIATAETIAFLGATPVFVDIDESSYNIDANKIEEKITDKTKAIMPVSLYGQVADMDAINAIAKKYNLPVIEDAAQSFGATYNSKKSCNLSTIGCTSFFPAKPLGCFGDGGAVFTNDLGLANKMSSLRLHGQTKRYYHQYIGMGGRLDSIQAAILNVKLKYYNKDILERQRVAKTYTNLLGDDIIKPTISSNKTSVWAQYSIRLKNREEVQEKLTEKGIPTAIHYPLPLHLQQCFDYLGYKKGDFPFSERVANEIISLPMNPYLTTKEIEYIVENFKDSL from the coding sequence ATGATAATTGATTTCGCGAATTTAAAGTTAGCCTATAAAGATCATAAAGAAGAATTTGAGGCTGCAATGCTAGAAGTTGGAGCTTCTGCTGGATATATAATGGGACCTAAAGTAAAAGCTTTAGAAGAAAAGCTAAAAAAATTTACAGGAGCAAAATATGCAATTTCTTGTTCATCAGGTACAGATGCATTATTGTTAGCAATGAGGGCTTTAAATATTAAGCCAGGAGATGAAATAATAACGACGCCGTTTACTTTTATTGCAACGGCAGAGACTATAGCTTTTTTGGGAGCAACTCCTGTTTTTGTAGATATTGATGAATCTTCATATAATATTGACGCGAATAAAATTGAAGAAAAGATTACGGATAAAACAAAGGCAATTATGCCTGTATCATTATATGGTCAAGTAGCAGATATGGATGCGATTAATGCTATTGCTAAGAAATATAATTTACCAGTAATAGAAGATGCTGCGCAAAGTTTTGGAGCTACTTATAATTCAAAAAAGAGTTGTAACTTAAGTACAATTGGATGTACTAGTTTTTTTCCAGCAAAACCATTAGGTTGTTTTGGAGATGGAGGAGCTGTTTTCACAAATGATCTTGGGTTAGCAAACAAAATGAGTAGTCTAAGATTACATGGGCAAACTAAAAGATATTATCACCAGTATATAGGCATGGGAGGAAGGCTCGACTCTATACAGGCGGCTATACTTAATGTAAAATTAAAATATTATAACAAAGATATTCTAGAAAGACAGAGAGTAGCTAAAACGTATACTAATTTATTAGGTGATGATATAATTAAACCAACTATATCGTCTAACAAAACGTCTGTTTGGGCGCAATACTCAATAAGATTGAAAAACAGAGAAGAAGTACAAGAAAAATTAACAGAAAAAGGAATTCCCACAGCAATACATTATCCTCTACCTTTACATTTGCAGCAATGTTTTGATTATTTGGGATATAAAAAAGGAGATTTTCCTTTTTCTGAAAGAGTGGCTAATGAAATAATTAGTTTACCAATGAATCCTTACCTTACAACTAAAGAAATTGAATACATTGTAGAAAATTTTAAAGACAGTCTATAA
- a CDS encoding acyltransferase produces MKYFAHQTAIIDEGCQIEEGTKIWHFSHIMPNCKIGKNCNLGQNVVVSPEVILGHNVKVQNNVSIYTGVICEDDVFLGPSMVFTNVINPRSAVNRKDQYLKTTVKTGASIGANATIVCGNNIGRFAFIGAGTVVTKEVADYALVVGNPAKQIGWMSEYGHKLQFSNKGTAICPEGNQTYKLENNKVTKIK; encoded by the coding sequence ATGAAATATTTTGCACATCAAACAGCTATAATTGATGAAGGCTGTCAAATAGAAGAAGGAACAAAAATATGGCATTTTTCTCATATAATGCCAAATTGTAAAATTGGAAAAAATTGTAATTTAGGACAAAATGTTGTAGTTTCTCCAGAGGTGATATTAGGACATAATGTAAAAGTTCAGAACAACGTTTCAATTTACACAGGAGTTATATGTGAGGATGATGTTTTTTTAGGACCTTCCATGGTTTTTACAAATGTAATTAACCCAAGAAGTGCTGTAAACCGAAAAGACCAATATTTAAAAACAACTGTTAAAACGGGAGCTTCCATAGGTGCTAATGCAACAATAGTTTGTGGCAATAATATAGGTAGATTTGCGTTTATCGGTGCTGGTACTGTTGTAACTAAAGAGGTCGCTGACTACGCGCTAGTCGTTGGTAACCCAGCAAAGCAAATTGGTTGGATGAGTGAATATGGTCATAAATTACAATTTAGTAATAAAGGTACGGCAATTTGTCCCGAAGGTAATCAGACATATAAATTAGAAAATAATAAAGTAACAAAAATAAAATGA
- a CDS encoding SDR family oxidoreductase, translating to MIINKKVLVTGGAGFIGSNLVDQLLKNNNIVICLDNLSTGHKRNIKDNLANPNFKFIKGDIRDLETCVLASKDVDFILHQAALGSVPRSIKNPVASSEVNVLGFVNILWSAVTNKVKRVVYAASSSTYGDNIELPKVEDNTGDPLSPYAVTKLVNELYAKIFAKTYNIETVGLRYFNVFGPKQDPNGDYAAVIPKFINLIKEGHSPIVNGDGLHSRDFTYIDNVVQANQLAATTTNLESLNKVYNIACGRGTNLNQLIEVIKSEIKEKGINTTMIKTIYGPERVGDIRHSLASIDRAKMLLGYNPTITFDEGIKLTIKSFFN from the coding sequence ATGATTATCAATAAAAAAGTTTTAGTTACAGGAGGTGCTGGTTTTATCGGTTCTAACCTTGTAGACCAGCTTTTGAAAAACAATAATATAGTTATTTGTTTAGATAATCTTTCGACGGGGCATAAAAGAAATATAAAAGATAATTTAGCAAACCCAAATTTTAAATTTATAAAAGGAGATATAAGAGATTTAGAAACTTGTGTTTTGGCTTCTAAGGATGTTGATTTTATATTGCATCAGGCTGCATTAGGATCCGTTCCTAGATCCATAAAAAACCCAGTTGCAAGCAGTGAAGTTAATGTTTTAGGTTTTGTTAATATTTTATGGTCGGCAGTAACTAACAAGGTTAAAAGGGTGGTATATGCTGCCAGTTCTTCCACTTACGGCGATAATATAGAATTACCAAAGGTAGAAGACAATACTGGTGATCCGTTATCTCCTTATGCTGTAACCAAGTTAGTTAATGAATTGTATGCGAAAATATTTGCAAAAACATATAATATTGAAACAGTAGGGCTTAGATATTTTAATGTCTTTGGACCAAAGCAGGACCCTAATGGTGATTATGCTGCGGTCATTCCTAAGTTCATTAATTTAATTAAGGAAGGACATTCTCCAATAGTCAACGGTGATGGATTACACTCAAGAGATTTTACATACATTGATAATGTTGTTCAAGCAAATCAACTAGCAGCAACTACAACAAATTTGGAATCGTTAAATAAAGTTTACAATATTGCTTGTGGACGAGGTACAAATCTCAATCAATTAATAGAAGTAATAAAAAGTGAAATAAAAGAGAAGGGGATTAACACGACAATGATAAAAACTATATATGGGCCAGAAAGAGTTGGAGATATAAGGCATTCTTTAGCTAGTATAGATAGAGCTAAAATGCTATTGGGATATAATCCCACAATTACTTTTGATGAAGGTATAAAATTAACTATAAAATCTTTTTTTAATTAA
- a CDS encoding nucleotide sugar dehydrogenase: MNNKIAIIGLGYVGLPLAVEFAKKYKVVGFDINQSRVDALNGGHDATLEVSDDNLKAVLKQGDVGLELSTNAESISDCNIYIVTVPTPVDINNRPILIPLIKSSETIGKLLKKGDIVIYESTVYPGVTEDVCVPVLEGESGLKFNVDFFCGYSPERINPGDKQHTVANILKVTSGSTPDIGQKVNNLYASIITAGTHLAPTIKVAEAAKVIENAQRDINIAFVNELAKIFNKLNIDTHAVLDAAGTKWNFLKFKPGLVGGHCIGVDPFYLAQKAQEVGYHPEIILAGRRVNDSMGEYVATEVLKLMVTNDITIRKAKVLMLGITFKENCPDIRNTKAIDVYHSLMDFKMDVDVYDPWADSKEVKEEYSIDIINDLSGKYDAIIHVVAHDKFLELNLSDMKSTKGIVYDVKGTLDTTQIDKRL, from the coding sequence ATGAATAATAAAATTGCAATAATCGGTCTAGGATATGTAGGGCTACCTTTAGCTGTAGAATTCGCTAAAAAATACAAGGTAGTAGGTTTTGATATTAATCAGTCAAGAGTAGATGCTTTAAATGGCGGACACGATGCTACTCTGGAAGTTTCAGACGATAATTTAAAAGCTGTTTTAAAACAAGGAGATGTTGGTTTAGAACTGTCAACAAATGCAGAGTCCATCTCTGATTGTAATATATATATAGTTACAGTACCAACTCCTGTAGATATAAATAATCGGCCAATATTAATACCTTTAATAAAATCTTCTGAAACTATTGGGAAATTATTAAAAAAAGGAGATATTGTTATTTATGAATCAACAGTCTATCCTGGAGTCACAGAAGATGTTTGCGTTCCTGTTCTGGAAGGGGAAAGTGGATTAAAATTTAATGTAGATTTCTTTTGTGGTTACTCGCCAGAACGTATTAATCCAGGTGATAAACAGCATACGGTAGCAAATATTTTAAAAGTGACTTCAGGATCCACTCCTGACATAGGTCAAAAAGTTAATAATTTATATGCTTCAATTATTACAGCAGGTACGCATTTAGCTCCAACAATTAAGGTTGCTGAAGCGGCAAAAGTTATAGAAAATGCTCAAAGAGATATTAATATTGCTTTTGTAAATGAATTAGCTAAAATATTTAATAAGTTAAACATCGATACACATGCTGTATTAGATGCTGCAGGTACAAAATGGAATTTTTTAAAGTTTAAACCAGGACTTGTTGGAGGGCATTGTATTGGAGTCGATCCTTTTTATTTAGCACAAAAAGCGCAAGAAGTAGGTTATCACCCAGAAATTATACTTGCGGGTAGAAGAGTAAATGATAGTATGGGAGAATATGTTGCAACTGAAGTTTTAAAACTGATGGTAACTAATGACATTACTATTAGAAAAGCAAAAGTTTTAATGTTGGGGATTACATTTAAAGAGAATTGTCCAGACATAAGAAACACAAAAGCCATAGATGTATATCATTCGTTAATGGATTTTAAAATGGACGTTGACGTTTATGATCCATGGGCGGACTCAAAGGAAGTAAAAGAGGAGTATAGTATAGATATAATAAATGATTTAAGTGGTAAGTATGATGCTATTATACATGTCGTAGCTCATGATAAATTTTTAGAATTAAATTTAAGTGATATGAAGTCAACAAAAGGTATTGTTTACGATGTAAAAGGGACATTGGACACAACGCAAATTGATAAACGACTATAA
- the rfbD gene encoding dTDP-4-dehydrorhamnose reductase, which produces MKKVLIAGGKGQLGQCIQSLINDYNNFEFIFLGSKELDITSNALVDDFFKQNKIKYCINCAAYTAVDKAEENIELANKINVLGVQNLALACKTYGVTLLHISTDFVFDGLSNLPYTEKDVTNPLSVYGKTKLEGEVIISNRLSNYYIFRTSWLYSEFENNFVKTMLKFGKVKDRLTIISDQIGTPTYAVDLARVLLETINSDTKNYGCYHYSNQGVASWYDFTKAIFDIKNISTKVEPIPTTSYPTPAKRPTFSVLNKEKITNNLAITVPYWRDSLKRCLNNL; this is translated from the coding sequence ATGAAGAAAGTATTAATAGCGGGAGGAAAAGGGCAATTAGGACAGTGTATTCAGTCTTTAATTAATGACTATAATAACTTTGAGTTTATTTTTTTAGGATCAAAGGAATTAGATATAACCTCTAATGCTCTAGTAGATGACTTTTTTAAACAAAATAAAATAAAGTATTGCATAAATTGTGCAGCTTATACAGCGGTAGATAAAGCAGAGGAAAATATTGAGCTTGCAAATAAAATTAATGTACTAGGTGTTCAAAATTTAGCCTTAGCTTGTAAAACTTATGGCGTAACATTATTACATATTTCGACAGATTTTGTTTTCGACGGATTAAGTAATTTACCTTACACTGAAAAAGATGTAACTAATCCGCTCTCAGTATATGGCAAAACCAAACTGGAGGGAGAGGTAATAATTAGTAATAGACTTTCTAATTATTATATATTTAGAACCTCTTGGTTGTATTCAGAATTTGAAAATAATTTTGTAAAAACCATGCTTAAGTTTGGAAAAGTTAAGGATAGATTAACCATTATCTCAGATCAAATAGGCACTCCAACTTATGCTGTTGATTTGGCCCGAGTATTATTAGAAACAATTAATTCGGATACTAAAAACTATGGTTGTTATCACTATAGTAATCAAGGGGTTGCTAGTTGGTATGATTTTACTAAAGCTATATTTGATATAAAAAATATTAGTACTAAGGTTGAGCCAATACCAACAACTAGTTATCCAACACCAGCTAAGAGACCAACTTTTAGTGTATTAAATAAAGAAAAAATCACAAATAATTTAGCTATAACTGTTCCTTATTGGAGAGATAGTTTAAAGCGTTGTTTAAATAATTTATAG
- the rfbC gene encoding dTDP-4-dehydrorhamnose 3,5-epimerase: MQAIETKLKGCFVLEPTVFGDSRGYFFESYNKHIFDKLINQNITFIQDNESYSSKGVLRGLHNQRGEYSQAKLVRVTQGEVLDVAVDFRPDSATYLQHVSVKLSSENKKQLFIPRGFLHGFVVLSETAVFNYKCDNWYQKEAELGVIYNDPKLNIDWLLDDSVLLISEKDKVLPTVSNI, from the coding sequence ATGCAAGCAATAGAGACTAAATTAAAAGGGTGTTTTGTCTTAGAGCCAACCGTATTTGGTGACTCTAGAGGTTATTTTTTTGAAAGTTATAATAAACATATATTTGATAAGCTTATAAATCAAAATATAACTTTTATTCAAGATAATGAGTCGTATTCAAGTAAAGGAGTACTTAGAGGTCTACATAATCAGAGAGGGGAATATTCTCAAGCTAAATTAGTAAGAGTGACACAAGGTGAGGTGTTAGATGTGGCTGTTGATTTTAGACCAGACTCCGCTACTTATTTACAGCACGTGTCAGTGAAATTATCATCTGAAAATAAAAAGCAGTTATTTATACCTAGAGGATTTTTACATGGTTTTGTTGTTTTAAGTGAAACCGCTGTTTTTAATTATAAATGTGATAATTGGTATCAAAAAGAAGCTGAATTAGGTGTGATTTATAATGATCCTAAACTTAATATTGATTGGTTATTAGATGATAGTGTACTTTTGATATCGGAGAAGGATAAGGTACTACCAACAGTTAGTAATATTTAG
- the rfbA gene encoding glucose-1-phosphate thymidylyltransferase RfbA, which yields MKGIILAGGSGTRLHPLTKVLSKQLMPIYDKPMIYYPLSTLMNAGIRDILIISTPDHLPLFKQLLGDGSQLGCEFQYAIQEAPNGLAEAFVIGADFIGKDKVALILGDNIFYGTGLAELLKANNDPDGGIVYAYHVTDPERYGVVNFDDNGTALSIEEKPEKPKSNYAVPGIYFYDNSVVQIAKNIKPSHRGELEITDVNKEYLRQGKLQVSILDKGTAWLDTGTFNSLMQASQFVQVIEERQGLKIGAIEEAAYSSGFISKQQLINLATPLLKSGYGEHLISLVNQE from the coding sequence ATGAAAGGCATCATACTCGCTGGCGGATCAGGTACTAGATTGCACCCCTTAACAAAAGTGTTAAGCAAGCAGCTGATGCCTATTTATGATAAACCAATGATTTATTATCCTTTGTCCACATTAATGAATGCGGGTATTAGAGACATACTAATCATTTCGACTCCTGATCATTTACCTTTGTTTAAACAATTATTAGGAGATGGAAGTCAATTAGGATGCGAGTTTCAATATGCTATACAGGAAGCTCCTAATGGATTAGCAGAGGCTTTTGTAATTGGAGCTGATTTTATAGGAAAGGATAAAGTAGCTTTAATTTTAGGAGATAATATATTTTATGGAACGGGGCTAGCAGAGCTTTTAAAAGCGAATAATGATCCAGATGGAGGTATTGTCTATGCGTATCATGTTACAGATCCAGAGCGTTACGGAGTAGTAAATTTTGATGATAATGGAACTGCTTTATCAATCGAAGAAAAACCAGAAAAGCCAAAATCGAACTATGCTGTACCAGGTATTTATTTCTATGATAATAGTGTCGTCCAAATAGCCAAAAATATAAAGCCAAGTCATAGAGGCGAGTTAGAGATAACAGATGTCAATAAAGAATACTTAAGACAAGGTAAACTGCAGGTTTCAATTTTGGATAAAGGGACTGCTTGGTTAGATACCGGTACGTTTAATTCTCTAATGCAAGCGTCTCAATTTGTACAGGTTATTGAAGAGCGTCAAGGGTTGAAAATAGGAGCCATTGAAGAAGCTGCTTATAGTAGTGGTTTTATTTCTAAACAACAGTTAATAAATCTAGCAACACCTTTGCTTAAAAGTGGCTATGGCGAGCATTTAATTAGTTTAGTAAATCAAGAATAA
- the rfbB gene encoding dTDP-glucose 4,6-dehydratase — translation MMRGETILVTGGAGFIGSNFVPYFLKSNPDVHLINLDNLTYAGELSNLTEISDNSNYTFIKGDICDRKLIEQLFEKYQFDGVIHFAAESHVDNSITNPGAFINTNITGTFNLIDVAKTHWMPAPFQYVEGKENNRFHHISTDEVYGTLGEKGLFTEDTHYAPNSPYSASKAASDFVVRSYFHTYGMNVVTTNCSNNYGPKQHNEKLIPTIIRKAINGEEIPIYGDGKNIRDWLYVLDHCKGIDLAYKLGKSGETYNIGGRNERNNLYIVDVICSILDELQPSKKSYKEQITFVKDRPGHDFRYAIDATKIEKELGWKADENFESGIRKTINWYLKKYNK, via the coding sequence ATGATGAGGGGTGAAACAATACTTGTGACGGGAGGAGCTGGATTTATAGGATCTAATTTTGTACCTTATTTTTTAAAAAGTAATCCGGATGTACATTTAATAAACTTAGATAACTTAACATATGCTGGAGAGTTATCTAATTTAACAGAAATATCGGATAATTCAAATTATACTTTTATTAAAGGGGATATTTGTGATAGAAAATTAATTGAACAACTGTTTGAGAAATATCAATTTGATGGGGTGATTCATTTCGCTGCGGAGTCTCACGTTGATAATTCAATAACTAATCCTGGAGCTTTTATAAATACTAATATTACGGGTACATTCAATCTTATTGATGTTGCTAAGACGCATTGGATGCCTGCACCTTTTCAATATGTGGAAGGAAAAGAAAACAATAGATTCCATCATATTTCAACAGATGAAGTGTACGGTACATTAGGAGAAAAAGGATTATTTACTGAAGATACGCATTATGCTCCAAACAGTCCATATAGTGCTTCAAAAGCAGCATCGGACTTTGTTGTAAGAAGCTATTTTCATACTTATGGAATGAATGTCGTCACCACTAACTGTTCCAATAATTATGGACCAAAACAACATAATGAAAAGTTAATTCCAACTATTATTAGAAAAGCTATTAATGGTGAAGAAATACCAATTTATGGTGATGGAAAGAATATTAGAGATTGGTTATATGTTTTAGATCATTGTAAAGGGATTGATCTGGCTTATAAATTAGGTAAATCAGGAGAAACGTATAATATTGGTGGTAGAAACGAACGTAATAACCTTTATATTGTAGATGTAATTTGTTCAATTCTAGATGAATTACAACCATCTAAAAAATCGTACAAGGAGCAAATTACATTTGTTAAGGATAGACCAGGACATGATTTTAGATATGCTATTGACGCAACTAAAATAGAAAAGGAATTAGGTTGGAAGGCTGATGAAAATTTTGAATCAGGTATACGAAAAACGATAAATTGGTACTTAAAAAAATATAATAAATAA
- a CDS encoding DUF6909 family protein: MSSMIKKHERTRAQESSNAIERMYITMRHLFNRGFYKPMGVSGETLREALLVLRPEIYGSIADEKAELEGLLYVIDRLPHGIEECRFINLTSDEGYKDSHFEPIIPPKRRRNCYRIDDEQMNIEITRGRSEIYDILTHLTFLFVESHKISKRVIIDENGATTRDWQKLEAAVLTKKKLTQKEREIAITHTANILGRTFKELSTVYNVFALPSKPERLLYIVYWLGKLAIEEVVRNDKRTVTFSPVLRERLGHHIHGEMWANTIKETLKQEGLLERPIHIISANLHSVMNTLYAPIALKTETSKTEIFKVYEALSQSDSKALRNKVTLKAEQQGMIFIKDTSGTNIDVQIFDTSKIDLSKTDLNIPKQDKNTEAPVLFVMDYAFGEQAYETIDEFLKPFSDGQSKTHLNVESISIMGKAGILEGGKGDIMIPSAHIFEGTADNYPFKNELSKADLEGQGVAVYEGAMISVLGTSLQNKDILKFFYNSTWNVIGLEMEGAHYQKAIQAASKVRGSIRPDVKVRYAYYASDNPLETGGTLASGGLGTSGVKPTYLITRKILQQIFN; this comes from the coding sequence ATGAGTAGTATGATTAAGAAACATGAAAGAACGAGAGCGCAAGAAAGCTCAAATGCAATAGAACGTATGTATATCACTATGCGTCATTTGTTTAATAGAGGGTTTTACAAGCCAATGGGTGTTTCCGGAGAGACGCTTCGTGAGGCATTATTAGTGTTAAGACCTGAAATTTACGGATCCATAGCAGACGAAAAAGCAGAATTAGAAGGTTTACTATATGTAATAGACAGATTACCTCATGGTATTGAGGAGTGTCGTTTTATTAACTTAACAAGTGACGAAGGTTATAAAGATTCTCATTTTGAGCCAATAATTCCGCCAAAACGCAGACGTAATTGTTATCGTATTGATGATGAGCAGATGAACATTGAGATTACTAGAGGACGTTCTGAAATTTACGATATTTTAACGCATTTAACTTTTCTATTTGTAGAATCGCATAAAATTAGTAAACGCGTTATTATTGACGAAAACGGGGCGACTACTAGAGATTGGCAAAAATTGGAAGCCGCAGTTTTAACTAAGAAAAAGCTAACACAAAAAGAACGCGAAATTGCAATTACACATACCGCGAATATACTAGGTCGTACATTTAAAGAATTATCAACCGTTTATAATGTGTTTGCTTTACCAAGTAAACCAGAACGTTTATTATATATTGTCTATTGGTTAGGTAAATTAGCTATTGAAGAGGTTGTGCGTAATGATAAACGTACCGTAACTTTTAGCCCCGTACTAAGAGAACGTTTAGGGCATCATATCCATGGCGAAATGTGGGCGAATACAATTAAAGAAACTTTAAAGCAAGAAGGCCTTTTAGAAAGACCGATACATATTATTAGTGCGAATTTACATAGCGTTATGAATACGCTATATGCACCAATAGCCTTAAAAACAGAAACGTCAAAAACGGAGATTTTTAAAGTTTACGAAGCTTTAAGTCAAAGTGATAGTAAAGCCTTGCGTAATAAAGTGACGTTAAAAGCAGAGCAACAAGGAATGATTTTTATTAAAGATACTTCCGGAACTAATATTGATGTGCAAATTTTTGATACATCTAAAATAGACCTATCTAAAACCGACTTAAATATACCAAAGCAAGATAAAAATACAGAAGCACCTGTACTTTTTGTAATGGATTATGCGTTTGGAGAACAAGCTTATGAAACGATAGACGAGTTTTTAAAGCCTTTTAGTGACGGACAAAGTAAAACGCATCTAAATGTAGAGTCTATCTCAATAATGGGTAAAGCAGGTATATTAGAAGGTGGTAAAGGGGATATTATGATTCCTTCTGCACATATTTTTGAAGGAACTGCGGACAATTATCCATTTAAAAATGAGTTGAGCAAAGCTGATTTAGAAGGGCAAGGTGTCGCAGTTTACGAAGGGGCAATGATTTCTGTTTTAGGAACGTCACTTCAAAATAAAGACATTTTAAAATTCTTTTATAATTCTACTTGGAATGTTATTGGGTTAGAGATGGAAGGCGCACATTACCAAAAAGCAATACAAGCAGCGTCTAAAGTTAGAGGAAGTATAAGACCTGATGTAAAGGTAAGATATGCATATTACGCCAGTGATAATCCACTAGAGACAGGAGGAACATTAGCGTCAGGAGGTTTAGGGACGTCAGGTGTCAAACCAACCTATTTAATAACTAGGAAAATATTACAACAAATATTCAATTAA
- a CDS encoding GH3 auxin-responsive promoter family protein, with product MLSLKSALAKPYAKRVYKKIQKWANNPIETQDKVFKHLISEAAGTVFGVDHDFISINNYQDFVKRIPIRDYEGLKPYVDRVVAGEANILWKGKPLYFAKTSGTTSGAKYIPLTKESMPNHVNAAKNAILLYIHETGHAKFVDGKMIFLQGSPVLKEQNGVQLGRLSGIVAHFVPKYLQKNRMPSWDTNCIEDWETKVDAIVEETVNEDMSIISGIPSWVQMYFEKLQQKTGKKVGDIFKNFNLFIFGGVNYEPYRAKFENLIGRKVDSIELYPASEGFFAFQDKQDTKGMLLQLDSGMFYEFVKADEFFDDNPKRITIKDVEVGINYVMIISTNAGLWGYNLGDTIMFTDTKPYRVIVSGRIKHFISAFGEHVIGKEVEQAMKEATEGTEVRINEFTVAPQISPESGLPYHEWFIEFENEPEDISALAKKIDNALQEQNSYYLDLLVGKVLQPLKITKIEKNGFQNYMKSIGKLGGQNKIPRLANDRKIADALKADIVAK from the coding sequence ATGCTTTCACTAAAATCAGCTTTAGCAAAACCGTATGCAAAACGGGTTTACAAGAAAATTCAGAAATGGGCCAATAACCCTATAGAAACACAAGATAAAGTGTTTAAACACTTGATAAGTGAAGCAGCAGGTACAGTATTTGGTGTGGATCATGACTTTATTAGTATTAATAATTATCAAGATTTTGTAAAACGGATTCCAATTAGGGATTATGAAGGGTTGAAACCTTATGTTGATCGTGTGGTTGCCGGAGAAGCAAATATCCTTTGGAAAGGGAAACCGCTTTATTTTGCAAAAACGTCAGGGACAACTTCTGGTGCAAAATATATACCGTTAACTAAAGAGAGTATGCCTAATCATGTCAATGCTGCAAAAAATGCAATATTGCTCTATATTCATGAAACAGGACATGCAAAATTTGTGGATGGAAAAATGATTTTCCTGCAAGGTAGCCCAGTTTTAAAAGAACAAAACGGCGTGCAATTAGGGCGTTTGTCTGGTATTGTAGCTCATTTTGTACCAAAGTATCTTCAAAAAAACAGAATGCCTTCTTGGGACACTAATTGTATTGAAGATTGGGAAACTAAAGTCGACGCTATAGTCGAAGAGACCGTAAACGAGGACATGTCAATCATTTCAGGTATTCCATCGTGGGTGCAAATGTATTTTGAAAAATTGCAACAAAAGACAGGGAAAAAGGTTGGTGATATTTTTAAAAACTTTAACCTATTTATTTTTGGAGGCGTTAATTATGAACCTTACAGAGCTAAATTCGAGAATTTAATAGGTCGAAAAGTAGATAGTATAGAGTTGTATCCAGCAAGTGAAGGTTTTTTTGCTTTTCAAGATAAGCAAGATACCAAAGGGATGTTACTACAATTAGATTCTGGTATGTTTTATGAGTTTGTAAAGGCGGATGAGTTTTTTGATGATAATCCTAAACGAATCACTATTAAAGACGTTGAGGTTGGCATAAACTATGTTATGATTATTTCAACGAATGCGGGACTTTGGGGATATAATCTTGGAGACACTATTATGTTTACAGATACTAAACCCTATAGAGTCATTGTGTCTGGGCGAATTAAACATTTTATTTCTGCGTTTGGAGAACATGTTATCGGAAAAGAGGTGGAGCAAGCCATGAAGGAAGCTACAGAAGGGACAGAAGTCAGAATTAACGAGTTTACGGTGGCTCCACAAATTAGTCCAGAGTCAGGTTTACCTTATCATGAATGGTTTATCGAATTTGAAAACGAACCAGAGGATATTTCCGCTTTAGCGAAAAAAATAGATAACGCCTTGCAAGAACAAAATAGTTATTACTTAGATTTGTTAGTCGGAAAAGTTTTACAGCCGCTTAAAATTACAAAGATTGAAAAAAATGGATTTCAAAATTATATGAAATCAATAGGTAAATTAGGTGGTCAAAATAAAATACCGCGTTTAGCAAACGATCGTAAAATTGCAGACGCTTTAAAAGCCGACATTGTAGCCAAATAA